The Juglans microcarpa x Juglans regia isolate MS1-56 chromosome 8D, Jm3101_v1.0, whole genome shotgun sequence genomic sequence ATATGTTATGGGTCTTTGAAACCCTAGTTATTCGGCTGATGTCCAAGGGCTACGAGGCAAAGTCAATCTCATATTGTTATGGCTAATTTAAGTAATCTCTATTATTAAGTGTTTGTTTGGTAAGGTTTAGTCATGGGCCACGTAGATGGGCTTGTGGAGTAGTGGTTAATTGTTTACTTTAGTGtccattaatttcttttgggtTGAGTAACTATAGGTTGAATCAGTCCACTGTCTATGTTTATAAATATTGCAGACAAGTATCAATGAAGTTCATCAGGTTCATCCACTTTGTGATTGAGTATTGGAGGATAATCGGCCTTTGAAGTGCCATATTTACTTTAGCCATTATTtagttacaaatatatatatatatatatatatatatagatataacaaAATCAAAGTTACCCAATTAAGACAAAGGTTAGAGCAGGTTATAGGAACTTGGAGTTAAGCATTGCCAAGTCCAAACCCAAGGATAACCATCcgtagagagagaaagggggggggggttattCACATCACACAAGAAATAAAACTCTGCTGCAATCCAAAAATCTAACACTTGCCAAACCTCAGAGGATTGATCTCTTAAGCAAAAATGTAGTTAACTAGATCTAAATTCATTAGAATGAAAAACTTTTTGttcttagaaaaaattaaaaacctcgAATAAAATGTGCCGAAAAAATCAATGTGAAAGTAAACAGTCTCTAAAGTGTAAAAAGGCAGTTGAAATGGGAAACTTTACAATATAATCCGGTGCTAAAATGTAGAAATGGGAAATGTAGAAATCAGAATAGGAAACTTAACAAATGGGAAACTTTACAATATAATCCGATGCTAAAATTGCATACAAAATTGCTAAGTTTCAAAAGGCAGTTGAAGGGTGTTAAATAAGCTTGGACATGGTTAgaagtttttctctttcttgtatCTTGAATCATCTTTATAAGAAGAAAGAAGCTTTTAAGTCTGGACACGTTagatatattaagaaaaaagaggCTAATAACTTTGGGCCACTCTAGATAAATTTTTGGAGATCATTCCTAACTTTTGAATTTAAGCGCGTTAAATATTCTCACTCTCTTAAGTCATCTATGCACAAGCTATGCGATCTAGGGTTTGTAATACAAGGTTGCTTGCGCCACACCCAAGCAATGCCTAGGCATTCACCTAGACATTTCCAGGTGCGGCTCGGGCAAAACCTATGCAACCTAGGTCACTTGGATCTATGATGCAGGCCACATgcaacaagaacaaatggagTTGGGCCTCGTTTGGTTTTATAGATggtctcaatccatctcatctcatctcatctcaatattcaaacatcattcaaacacaaatacttttcaattttaagtttttaatttttccatataatcattacctaatcattacaaatttttcaaacttccgaataaaatacaaaaaataattcaacttttacaaatcacaaaacaaaaataatattaaaaaactatattctaacaatattttaactttatcatatttttattcaacctttttttttccaaatgaaaatgctaaatatacttaataaaaattacaaaaaactttcttctccacatgtcagttattgatatgctgaaaattatgaagtctaaaattcaaaattagaattttaaaagaaaactaacaaaatgaatgTTGTAAGTAAAAGTGAAAGTGAAACTGTAAATATATGTAACACTActctttctcaaaatctcacaaaatatcttaactcaaatcattttaactactattcatattttattttactactatttatagatttctcaTATGTATAACCAAATAAGGCCTAACACGCGACTTGCAAAAGACGTTTTGAggatcaaaatcaataaaagatgaagatgaaatgtAAAGGGGTTGAACAAAATGTAAaggcaaaacaaaataattctaaaatgcCACTTGAGGGGGGAAAGATGGCACTTGATTCTATTAATTGTGGAAGTCACTCAACGCGATCTGGCCACACGCTTGATTGAAGGGATAAATTGAGATGCTACTCAATATATAATGGGATAACAAAAGCCACTCTTGTCTAATTGTGGATGTCACTCAATAAGACCAAGTCAAACATGGGGCCTCAAGAGGTAATCCTCAAGAGGTAATCCTGGTTTGGCTGGGGCAGGTGGTGTGATTAGAGACTCGGGTGGAAATATGATTATGGCTTTCTTAGCTCATATTGGTACAAGTACTAATAATTATGAGGAATTGTTGGGTTTGTTACATGGTCTTCGCATGGCAAAAACCATGGGTATTCATCATCTGGATGTAGAGCTAGACTCGTTGCTGGTGGTTAAATGGCTAAAGGAGCAAAGGTGTGAAAGCTGGTACCTTGAAAATTATTGGAAGGAAGTCATGAATGTTATTAAGAATTTACAGGTTCAAGTATCACACATATATGGGGAAGGGAACGCTTTGGCAGATTTCTTGACTGAGATGGGAGCGGAAGGGTGTAGCTGTCGATGGTGGTCTCCAATGGATATCCCTTGTCAACTAAAAGGAATTCTGCAAATAGAAAGTGGGTCTACCTCATATTAGACTGGTTTAATTTCTATGTGCTTGTTTTTCTTTAAGGTTGAGATGTATGTTTTTGTTACCATAGTATTCTTTTGCCAAAATTGAGGGTTGTTAATAAAGTGTTACggtattgttaaaaaaaaaaaaaagaccaagtCAAACACTTGAAATGAGAAGGAGATGGAGATTGGacaacttcaaaagaaaaaacagaagttTGAAATCAAAGGGCATTACCGTTTACACACCACTTTCATTctataatatgtaatatatggaaaattctatacaccatactactaTTCCACTTTCATTCCattaagtatgatgtgacacatttattaacattaaataatcatttattacatacatttttattatctaatggtgatgaatgtgccacatattacttagtatgattaaaataggatgagagtactgtggtgtataacattactcataatatatatacatgagaaGATTACATGAACATTTAATGCATGTATACAACTATGATCACCCTCCCTAATAAATACATTCTCTATTGCTTAAAAACTAACACCAACTTAACGGCCTTGATAATGACCTGATTTGTAATTAAAGCATACTAAATACACGCTGCACTTCCCCATAACGTTAAGTGTACATAACAATTTCCTAGATTTGGAAAATGGATGGGTTTTTCTGCTAccatatatgcatataattaaCAGAACTACTTCATCTGCCATCGACCTCAAGCTAGCGTGTGACCAAGTCAAACGTCGCTTGGGATGAGAAGGAGATTAGTCAACTTCAAGGGAATAAACAGAAGTATGTTACCGCTTAGTACGCCACTTCCCTTCCCTAATAAATACATTCTCTAATACTTAAAAACTAACACCAACCTTGATAATGACCTGATTTGTAATTACAAGCAGTACTTCCCGGCCTAAATTTAGTCCTGGTTTGCTTTTCatactaaaatctaaaattttaaaaattttaaaactcttttgtctcatcattacaattttttcaaatttatatacaaaaaataaaataaacaattcaacttttttaaatctcaaaataaaaataatattaaaaaaatatattctaataatattttattcaactttttaaatttaatctcaactcatctcatctttgaaaacaaacgaggcttagTCTCCACTCAAAAGATGATTGGGAGTGACCAAGGCAGGCAATGCATGCATAGGTAAAAGTAGtttaaatttataatgaaatgtttatttcattttacaaagtcatatataaatatattgatacaTGCAGTAATCAATTGGGAAGTCATGCATGCGAATTAACTAAGAAATTGCCACTCCATTAATGGTCCTAAAGTCGCATCAACATGGAGTTTTCTAGTTTCTTcaccaagttttattttttataattaaattcagGGCACTGATCAATTGAACTGCAATAACTTTACCTACCATGCACGTTCGTACCTTATAATAATATTGATCATGAGTATAATGTAAGTCATGTCACTTAGCTTGGTCCAAAATTCATGATTAACTAGACAATTATATGGTATCTTTGATCTATTCAAAGTTAACGAAGATGAAgacaaaattaatgaatactgtgtgtcaatatatatatatatatatatattcatctaagattttttaaatgtaatcaAAATTAAATGTCTTTATAATATATCTGTCACTTAAATGAATCTCTAATTAAAATATGACAAATTATCATGTGTAATTAGGAATGATGtcaaaaagataataaatactcacaacaaaaaaattgtataattgtGACTAGttatttcttgcaaaaatgacaataaatagtcgttttcattataaataatctgtcacaaatattcatttttcttatatttactattcctaatattttttttcccaaagacaataaataaaagaggtaatttttttgaataaatgtaAACATGATGATGACCTGCAGTAATAATTTGCATAGATAGATTAATTACAAGGCCATATTTTGCCAAGATCCCGATCCATCGAGTTATCAATAATATTGGACAAAAAAGGTGTACGTTCTATTTTGCAGAAAATgcctaaacatttttttaaaaaataaaaaattcacaacattattaaaaaatattttcttaatcactgagtaaaaaaaaaaggtcattcGAGATACAAATTCGAGACCCAAAGCATTTCTCCTTGTTAATTGTTGCTGGCATTGCAAGTTTTgacaactaatatatatatttgtttttcattgaacttggatttttattttttggcaggcacattaaattaaatatcattacaattaattaatcatttgtGATCATTGGAGCATGCATTCTCGATCCTTTTAGAGTTGAAAATTAACAAGTTATTAGTTGGCTGCTTTCATCTTATCATCCCATTCATATCATATGATAATTAGCAAGATTCTTATTCTGACAGCTTGACAGCTTGAATCTTATATATTAAAACCTCCAGCTTCTTGGCACTGCATGTTCAAACCTAAACATGGGTGTGCCTACCAGACTtgctttctctcttttcttcttcattaatGTTATTTCTGATAAGATTATGTTGGCCAAGGCACAGATCAACACCACATTAACTCCAGTTAATGTGGGTGTGATTCTGGACATGGATTCGTGGTATGGGAAGATGGGGTTCAGTTGCATCCAGATGGCTCTTTCCGACTTCTATGCCTCTAATAGTCACTATAAAACCAGGCTGGTTCTTCATGTCAGAGACTCCAAAAGGGATGTTGTTGAAGCAGCTGTtgcaggtctctctctctccctctctctcacacacacacactctagGGTTCCATTCCTTTCTGTACTGATTTTAGAATCATATTATTAAAGGCAATAAAGTAATAGATCATGATATAGAGCAATTTCATGTTGTTATATGCGTTCGCTCTCTCCATTTCATATTTTCTGTTGTCACCCTTTGGTTGTAGCCATGGACTAATGAGATCAACTGATTTTGAATGTGATATTGCCATATTTTGATCTTTTGTTTTGGAACACAGCCCAAAACCTGATTAAAAATACGGAAGTGCAAGCCATCATAGGGCCACAAAACTCGATGCAAGCCAACTTCGTCATCAGTCTTGGACAGAAAGCTCAGGTGCCCATTATATCATTCTCAGCAACAAGCCCTTCTCTTACTTCGCTTAGGAGTGAGTACTTTTTTCGAGCCGCTCAAAATGACTCAGCTCAAGTGAAAGCAATAAGTGCAGTTGTTAAAGCCTTTGGATGGAAACAAGCCGTGCCCATCTACGTAGACAATGAGTATGGGGAAGGTATAATACCCTTCTTGATTGATGCCTTGCAAGATGTTGATGCCCGTGTTCCCTATCGAAGTGTCATTGCTCCATTGGCCACGGATGACGAAATTGGTCAAGAACTTTACAAGTTGATGACAATGCAAACTAGAGTCTTCATTGTGCATATGTCACAGATCAGTCTCAGTTCTCGGCTTTTTAGCAAGGCAAAAGAGATCGGAATGATGAGTGAAGGTTATGTTTGGATCATTACCAATGGGATTGCCAATCCCATAAGTTCGATAGAACCTTCAATCCTTGATTCCATGCAAGGAGTATTGGGTGTAAAGACTTACATTCCCAAGACAAAAGAACTTGAAAATTTTGCAGTTCGATGGAAAAGGACATTCCAACAAGAAAATCCCAATATTACCAATGTTGACTTGAATGTCTTTGGCCTATGGGCTTATGATGCTGCTTCAGCACTAGCCACAGCAGTTGAGAAGGTTGGGGGTGAAAATCTTGGTTCTGAACAGATCATGAATGCTTCAAGCAACTTAATTTCCCAAAATGGTCCAAAACTTCGTGAAGTGCTGTTGGAAGCCAGATTTAGAGGCATTGCTGGGGAGTTCAGCCTTCCTAATGGGCAACTGAGATCATCAACTTTTCAGATAATCAATTTGAATGATAATGGAGAAAGAGTAATTGCATTCTGGACTCCAGAAAATGGACTTGGAAGGAAGTTGAATTCAACGAACACAGTCGAATATTCCACTTCGATGAATGATCTAGGACCCATTATATGGCCAGGTGATCAAACCTCTGTCCCAAAAGGTTGGGAAATTCCAACGAATGGAAAGAAGATGAGAATAGGAGTTCCAGTGAGTTCCACTGAATATGTTAATTTTGCACATGATCCTAGCACTAATACAACGCATGTCACTGGGTATTGTATAGATATATTCAACGCTGTAATGGAATCGTTGCCATATACTGTTCGCTATGAGTTTATTCCTTTTGCAAAGCCTGATGGTCGAATTGCTGGTACTTACAATGATTTGGTCTATCAAGTATTTCTCGGGGTCAGTATTATTAATCTTCATCTTATTAGACCCTATCTCTTAGCTTTCTTGATCATTTTCCCTATAGATTTCACTTGCTATCTAAATGAAGGCACTCGTTCTGttaatagaaataaagaaagtaaaGAGATATTTGCTTGACGCGTGCATGCAGAAGTTCGATGCTGTGGTTGGAGATACAACAATCATAGCAAACAGATCCAAGTATGTGGATTTTACATTGCCCTACACAGAATCCGGAGTATCAATGATAGTGCCACTCCGAGACAGCAGAAGGAGAAATGCATGGATATTCTTGAAGCCTTTGAGCTGGGACCTTTGGATCACGagcttttgtttctttgttttcattggCTTCGTGGTGTGGCTTCTTGAACACCGAGTAAGCGACGATTTCCGTGGGCCTCCTTCACATCAGATCGGGACAAGCTTATGGTATGCCTTCTCCACCATGGTTTTCGCACAGCGTAAGTTCCCACTTCCCAATTTTCTCGCATCCCTTTTGATTGCCATGAAAAATATACTTGTATGAATTGCATCTCAAGTGCCTTATTAACTAATTAGTATTAATGATGCAATCAAGTTCTATTCTGAAAccctttcaaatttatttacaGGGGAGATAGTGATAAGTAATTGTACTAGGTTTGTGGTGATCATATGGGTTTTTGTGGTGCTCATACTTACTCAAAGCTATACTGCAAGTTTGGCGTCCCTCTTAACAGTTCAACAGCTGCAGCCAACAGTTACTGATGTTAACAAGCTTATTAAGAATGGGGAGAAGGTTGGCTATCATAGAGATTCTTTTGTTTCTGGAATCttaaaagaaatgaagtttAAGGAATCTCAACTCAAGGAATATGAGTCCAATGAAAGATGTGATGAGCTTTTGTCTAAAGGAAGTGCAAATGGTGGTATAGCTGCTGCTTTTGATGAAACCCCTTACATGAAGCTATTTCTAAGACAATATTGCTCCAAATACACCATGGCTGCATCAATATACAAAACAGACGGATTTGGCTTTGTAAGATTTCTCATTTATCATTTGCATGCAGTTCCTTTTTGTTAGCCTATAGTTTCCCAAGCAGATTTCGTTTGTTTTATCATGACTTGCAGGTATTCCCAATAGGTTCCCCTCTCGTAACCGATATTTCAAGAGCAATTTTAAAGGTGACCGaaggagagaaaatgaaagagattgAAAGTGCATGGCTACAGAAACAAACCAATTGTCCAGACTCCTCCAACACCCAAGTTTCTTCTGACAGTCTCAGCCTCGCTAACTTTTGGGGCCTATTTCTCATTGCTGGTGTTGCTTCCTTATCAGCTCTCATCTTCTCCATATCTATGTTCCTTTACAAGGAGAGGCAACACATCTTCATACCTTTCGATCCAGATCAAGGCTCTATATGGAGTAGATTATGtcatattttgatgattttcgATGGAAAAGACTTAAGCTCGCATACGTTTAGAAGGAAAGCACTGCAAGACCAAAGAAGCATTGACAGTGCTCATTGTGCAGGTGCAAGTGAAGCCTCAACAAACATTAAATGCTTTGCATGTACATCAAGCTATTCAGCACAGACAGACAACCACCCAGCTATTTTCCTGGAAAGCCCAGAAACACCAGCTTCTAGAGAATATGGTGATCCTAGTACAATGAATTGTCAATTATCTCAATTAGCAACATCTATTGAGCTAGTTGGGTACCCAAATCAAGAGAGAAAAAACCCCATAGAAATAGATCTTAAAAACAGTTGAAAATAGATGCATTTCCTAGTCTTATCATAGTTAACCATTATACCACTTTTGTATAGGGCTCGTGTTCTTTGTCTATATCATAGTGGTGGAGAAATAAAGACATATAGTTGAtttggcatctagtatggaatcACATGGAACTACATGGGCTTTATTCTCCATGTGGGAGTTGCTTAGCAGTCATGATCAATTGTATAGATTTGTGAAGATTGGAAGTGAGAAGGATCCATTGTAGCCTATAAATATTACGTGTAAAAAAACTATTCTCATCGAGTTGAATAATAGAATCAAAGTCCTTTAGCTAATAATTTCTTcaattcttcctctctcttaGTTTGTGTGTTTTTTAATACTCACTTGAGCTAAATGCATGGGTACCCAATTCAAGAGGGACTAAGAACCTCAAAATAAATCATGAAAACGATTAGGTATACATTTTGCATTCTTATTTGATAAtcacagatgagataagagtattttattataaattgaagGCAGTACTTGTAGTTCTATATAAGAGGACTGTATAACAGTCCTAGTCCATGAAATGACCATCTTATCCCCATTTTAATCCATGAATTGACTAAATTACCCTCCTTTCTCTAGAACCTAAACTTGAAGCAAATTGGAACCAAATTCAAATCGCATCCCCCTGTTCCTACGTTTTTCCCTCTGCACTGTGCATGCCCCTCAACCTGAACAAATCTCTCCTCCACCATCGAGAAGAGGACCTTCAACCCACCATCGACGGATGAAACGACCTTCTCCACCATCGACTGCCGACGACCTCCTTGGTAGAGAACCTTGATCTGCGCATCCCCATGCTCCTACGTTTTTCCCTCTGCGCTGTGCATGCCCCTCGACCCGAATGAATCTCTCCTCCACCATCGAGAAGAGGACCTTCAACCCACCATCGATGGACGGAACGACCTTCTCCACCATTGACAGACGGAACGCCTTCTCCACCAATGGACGGAACGCCTTCTCCACCATCGATTGCCGACGACCTCCTTGGTAGAGAACCTTAATCTACACTTGTTTATTTACATACATCATGGGTTGTTTTAGCTAGTTTGCACTCTGGAtaacacattgattttatgttttaGCTAGTCCTACTGTCGGGTTTTGGTTGTTTGTTGAATTAGTCTgtataaatatagaataatcatgttttaggATGGACAATCTGATTTTTGTTTACTGAATCAGTgtgtataaatacaaaataatcatTCATGAACAAAATCAAGAGGCAAAACACTTAAGAAAGTATGTAACTGGTGAACTTTTACAGGGTTGAGGACTCGCGCTCATATGGAGTGAACTAAAAAGTATGTAATAGGAGCAAAGTGGAAATTTACTTTGGCTGAAGTGTTGAAATTTATGAACACCAGCTTATAGGGGTATAGTTACTGTGAGATTTTAGCTCAATTGAGGTTTTTTTCTAGTTTGATACATCCTGCAATTGTGGACATGCAAGATGATTTACATGAGTTGTAGACTATGATTTACATGAGTTGCTTCTTTccatgcttataattttttcccATTTTACTTTACTATTTAAGTGGGTTggataatttttcatataagatCTAGCCATTTGGTAAAATTCACTCGATCAAATCTTATTCTCCAGATAGTATGATGCAGCAGCCACATTATGATTGAGGGTGTAAGGCCCAGTctcttcatcaaagtggcctggatcagtgcgtgaaaatggcccagccattttaGTGTCTAGTGAGAGTcccgaacgacgtcgtttttgaggtgagtgttttcttcttcaacttccgtttctttccgCATTTTTTCTGTTTCAGTTTCAGATTCTCCCGCGCCTCTCTCgcgcacgtctctcttttcttttcggtttcatctttatttccaGTTGTTGGCATTATTTTGAGgttccgaatcccatgccctagactTCCTCATTGTTTCGGTTTCTCTCTTGCGCTGCATCTTATTCCAGTGAGTTGCCGTCTGCTGCATCTttgtttctctccatttttacGTTTCTGTTCTTCCTCTGCAAGTCAGCGAGTAGTACCTCTCATTCCTCCATTTTTC encodes the following:
- the LOC121241933 gene encoding glutamate receptor 2.3-like; amino-acid sequence: MLAKAQINTTLTPVNVGVILDMDSWYGKMGFSCIQMALSDFYASNSHYKTRLVLHVRDSKRDVVEAAVAAQNLIKNTEVQAIIGPQNSMQANFVISLGQKAQVPIISFSATSPSLTSLRSEYFFRAAQNDSAQVKAISAVVKAFGWKQAVPIYVDNEYGEGIIPFLIDALQDVDARVPYRSVIAPLATDDEIGQELYKLMTMQTRVFIVHMSQISLSSRLFSKAKEIGMMSEGYVWIITNGIANPISSIEPSILDSMQGVLGVKTYIPKTKELENFAVRWKRTFQQENPNITNVDLNVFGLWAYDAASALATAVEKVGGENLGSEQIMNASSNLISQNGPKLREVLLEARFRGIAGEFSLPNGQLRSSTFQIINLNDNGERVIAFWTPENGLGRKLNSTNTVEYSTSMNDLGPIIWPGDQTSVPKGWEIPTNGKKMRIGVPVSSTEYVNFAHDPSTNTTHVTGYCIDIFNAVMESLPYTVRYEFIPFAKPDGRIAGTYNDLFDAVVGDTTIIANRSKYVDFTLPYTESGVSMIVPLRDSRRRNAWIFLKPLSWDLWITSFCFFVFIGFVVWLLEHRVSDDFRGPPSHQIGTSLWYAFSTMVFAQREIVISNCTRFVVIIWVFVVLILTQSYTASLASLLTVQQLQPTVTDVNKLIKNGEKVGYHRDSFVSGILKEMKFKESQLKEYESNERCDELLSKGSANGGIAAAFDETPYMKLFLRQYCSKYTMAASIYKTDGFGFVFPIGSPLVTDISRAILKVTEGEKMKEIESAWLQKQTNCPDSSNTQVSSDSLSLANFWGLFLIAGVASLSALIFSISMFLYKERQHIFIPFDPDQGSIWSRLCHILMIFDGKDLSSHTFRRKALQDQRSIDSAHCAGASEASTNIKCFACTSSYSAQTDNHPAIFLESPETPASREYGDPSTMNCQLSQLATSIELVGYPNQERKNPIEIDLKNS